Below is a window of Halolamina sp. CBA1230 DNA.
CCGCTGGATCTCGTTGGCCCCCTCGTAGATCACGGGGATCCGCGCGTCGCGGTACGCCCGCGCGATCCGGCGGTCGGTGAAGATCGAGCGGCCGCCGTGGAGCTGCATCCCGCGCTCGGCGACGTCGACGGCGACCTCCGTCGATTTGGTCTTGGCCATCGCGGCCCAGTAGCCGGGGTTGTCGTGCTTTTTCACCTTCTCGGCGGCGCGCCAGTTCAGCGCGCGGGCTGCCTGGAACTCGGTCTGCATGTCCGCGAGGGTGTGCTGGACGGCCTGGAACTCGTTGATCGTGCGCCCGAACCCCTCGCGGTCGTGGACGAACGCCTCGGCCTCCTCGATGGCCGCGGCGGCGATCCCCAGCCCGTGACCGCCGACGACGACGCGGCCGTGGTTGAAGAAGTCCGCGAGCGCGTAGAAGCCGCCGCCCTCGCTGCCGACGAGGTTCGCCTCCGGGATCCGGCAGTCGTCGAACACGATGTGGCCCTGCTTGGAGGCGCGCATCCCCATCTTCTCGGGGATGTGCTCGGCCTCGTACCCGGGGGCATCGGTGGGGACGATAAAGAGCGAGTAGTTGCCGTAGCGGTCGTCGCGGTCGCCGGTTTTGGCGTAGACGGTGAGCCAGTCGGCCTCGACGGCGTTGCCGACCCAGTACTTCTCGCCGTTCAGCACCCACTCGTCGCCGTCTTTCTCCGCGCTCGTCGTCATCCCCGCGAGGTCGGAGCCGGTGTCGGGTTCGGACACCGCGAGCCCGGAGATCTGGTCGTTCTGGGCGACGGGGCGGAGGTACTCCTCGTGCTGCTCCTCGGTGCCGTACTGCTCGACCAGCTCACAGCCGAAGGAGGCGAGCATCAGCGTCAGCCCGATCCCCGCGTCGGCGCGGAAGAACTCCTCGCCGATGGCGAGGATCTGCTGGATGTCGAACCCGCGGCCGCCCAGCTCCTCCGGGAGGTCGGCGGCGACGAGGCCGGCGTCCATCCCCGCCTCCAGCACGTCCCACGGGTACTCGCCGGCCTCGAACTTCTCGGCGGCGACGGGCATGATCTCGTCCTCGGCGAACGCTCTGGCCTCGGCTTTCGCCTCGCGCGCGTGCTCGGGGACGATCCCCTCGTCGAGCAGATCCATACCTCTCGATGGTGGCGGGCGGGCAAAAAGGCATCCAGAACTGCCACCCCGTGGTCGGCCGTTTCCGGCTACGCGTCGTCCGACGCGGCGTCCGTGGGGCGGTCCTCGTCTGCATCGTCCTCGTCAGCGCCGGACTCGTCGTCCTCCGTCCCGGTCAGCTGATCGCTCTCCCCGGCGTCGGTAGCCTCGTTCGGCGACGAGAGTGCGGCACCACCCCGTCGACCGTTGGCGGATTCCTTTCCGTCTCCCGGCTCCGCCGTATCGTCCGTCGGCAGCGGTTCGGTGTCCCCGTCCGCCACGTCGCTGATCGACTCCTCGTTCTCGCCCTCCGCGGTCGGCTCACCCTCCCTCGACGCCGCCTCGGCGGTCCGTTCCGGGCGTTCGGTCCCATCCGTCTCGTCGCCCTCGGGGAGTTCGATCGACTCTCCCCGCGTCGACTCCTCGTCGCGCTCCTCGTGGGCGACTGCCCGGACGCTTTCGGTGTCACTGGCGGCACGGGCGCTTGGCTGGTCGCGGTCGACCGAGACCGTCTCGTCCTCGCGCAGCTGCTCCCGAACCGCGTCGCGCTCCACGGTTCCCGAAACCGTCCGCGGGAGCTCCTCGGCGATCCCGACCGTTCGCGGGAGTTTGAACCCCGCGAGGCGCTCGCGCAGGTGGGCTTCGAGGTCGTCGACGGCGACGTCGTCGTCGGCCGGGACGAGCAGCGCGGCGACTTCTTCCCCCCACTCCTCGTCGTCCAGTCCGACGACGGCGGCGTCCTCGACGGAGGGGTGGGTCAGGATCGCGTCGACGACCTCGCCGGGGTCGACGTTCTCGCCGCCGGTGATGATACGGTCGTCCAGCCTGTTCAGCACGTACAGCCGGCCGCGCTCGTCGCGGTACCCGACGTCGCCGGTGTGGAGCCCGTAGGAGCCGATCGCTTCGCCCGTGGCCGCGGGGTCGTCGTAGTACCCTGGCGTCACGGTCGGTCCGCGGACGACGAGCTCGCCCGACTCGCCCCGCTCGACGGGAGTGCCAGCGGAGTCGACGACGGTTACGTCGGTCCAGAGCAGCGGCTGGCCGACGGAGTCGGGGTGGTCGTACGCCTCCTTGTGGCGCGCGGTCGCGACCTGCGAGGCCGTCTCGGTCATCCCGTACGTCGGACAGATCGG
It encodes the following:
- a CDS encoding AMP-binding protein, translating into MHDWLAHRARSTPDREALVNASSGNAWSYATLDKTVEEMAGRLAALGVDEGDHLVAAMESGVEEVCLIHAAMRLGAVLVPLPPEFTPPELADRFVRVDADAVVCDAETESQVRGAVEQVEPWLPVFTIDETDWADATPLSEAAPTEFTPATWEREETQLLLFTSGTTGEAKAVTLTMGNLLASATASAFRLGIDPADRWLVPLSLHHMGGIAPILRSTLYGTTAIVRESFEPGGTVDDLREYDATCVSLVPTMLRRMLDSRGTLPDSLRFALVGGAPCPEELIERCRDYSVPICPTYGMTETASQVATARHKEAYDHPDSVGQPLLWTDVTVVDSAGTPVERGESGELVVRGPTVTPGYYDDPAATGEAIGSYGLHTGDVGYRDERGRLYVLNRLDDRIITGGENVDPGEVVDAILTHPSVEDAAVVGLDDEEWGEEVAALLVPADDDVAVDDLEAHLRERLAGFKLPRTVGIAEELPRTVSGTVERDAVREQLREDETVSVDRDQPSARAASDTESVRAVAHEERDEESTRGESIELPEGDETDGTERPERTAEAASREGEPTAEGENEESISDVADGDTEPLPTDDTAEPGDGKESANGRRGGAALSSPNEATDAGESDQLTGTEDDESGADEDDADEDRPTDAASDDA
- a CDS encoding acyl-CoA dehydrogenase family protein — translated: MDLLDEGIVPEHAREAKAEARAFAEDEIMPVAAEKFEAGEYPWDVLEAGMDAGLVAADLPEELGGRGFDIQQILAIGEEFFRADAGIGLTLMLASFGCELVEQYGTEEQHEEYLRPVAQNDQISGLAVSEPDTGSDLAGMTTSAEKDGDEWVLNGEKYWVGNAVEADWLTVYAKTGDRDDRYGNYSLFIVPTDAPGYEAEHIPEKMGMRASKQGHIVFDDCRIPEANLVGSEGGGFYALADFFNHGRVVVGGHGLGIAAAAIEEAEAFVHDREGFGRTINEFQAVQHTLADMQTEFQAARALNWRAAEKVKKHDNPGYWAAMAKTKSTEVAVDVAERGMQLHGGRSIFTDRRIARAYRDARIPVIYEGANEIQRNLIYRQTPR